A single region of the Eleginops maclovinus isolate JMC-PN-2008 ecotype Puerto Natales chromosome 16, JC_Emac_rtc_rv5, whole genome shotgun sequence genome encodes:
- the si:ch211-51c14.1 gene encoding protein kinase C and casein kinase substrate in neurons protein 3 isoform X2, with product MSTLPSENSIEDASNRSFWMPGNYQPTVKRTEDAFQACNDIVACFQERARVERQYAQQLSEWSTKWKPVVDSSPLYGSLLKAWQCFLSSADRLASLHASICRSLVSEDGDRVRTWQKDTFHKKLFGGFKESQDIETGFTRAQKPWAKRLKKLDKVRRAYHKVSRKEHAARERELHAQGNPDVAIDKQKKIQEERELVQQEAEKVRARYEKVLEEVNRYVPRYMEEMESIFDQSQDEERKRIVFLKQALLSIHKHLDITNNESVRAVYNELHNTLMAIDEHEDLRWWKNTYGPGMPTDWPHFQEWIPEKKTKKGKKEVEKKGTIEKSVMIGGVRVRALYDYVGQETDELSFKAGEEFLKIEDEDDQGWCRGINDGGCEGLYPANYVEVV from the exons CCTGGGAACTATCAGCCCACTGTGAAGCGAACAGAAGATGCTTTCCAGGCTTGTAATGACATCGTGGCGTGTTTCCAAGAGAGAGCTCGCGTGGAAAGGCAGTACGCCCAACAGCTCAGTGAATGGAGCACCAAATGGAAACCAGTGGTGGATTCCA GTCCTCTTTATGGATCTCTTCTGAAGGCTTGGCagtgttttctctcctcagcTGACCGGTTGGCCTCCTTACACGCCTCCATCTGTCGCTCCCTGGTGTCGGAGGATGGAGACCGGGTCAGGACCTGGCAGAAGGATACCTTCCACAAGAAGTTATTTGGAGGCTTCAAAGAGTCCCAGGACATTGAGACAGGCTTTACACGTGCTCAGAAGCCATGGGCCAAGCGACTTAAAAAG CTAGATAAAGTTAGGAGGGCATACCACAAAGTTAGCCGTAAGGAGCATGCAGCCAGGGAGCGAGAGTTACACGCTCAGGGAAACCCGGACGTCGCCATTGACAAACAGAAGAAGAtccaggaggagagagagctggtTCAACAGGAGGCAGAGAAA GTTCGTGCCCGCTATGAGAAAGTCCTTGAGGAGGTGAACCGCTACGTTCCACGCTATATGGAGGAAATGGAGTCCATTTTTGACCAATCGCAGGACGAAGAGCGCAAAAGGATTGTCTTCCTCAAACAGGCCTTACTCTCCATCCACAAACACCTGGACATTACCAACAATGAGAG TGTAAGGGCTGTGTACAATGAGCTCCACAACACACTGATGGCCATCGATGAGCATGAGGACCTTCGCTGGTGGAAAAACACCTACGGGCCCGGCATGCCAACTGACTGGCCTCACTTTCAG GAATGGATACCTGagaagaaaaccaaaaaagggaagaaagaagTAGAAAAGAAAGGCACAATTGAGAAGAG TGTGATGATTGGAGGAGTGAGAGTAAGAGCTCTGTATGATTATGTTGGCCAGGAGACAGATGAGCTATCCTTtaaagcag GTGAAGAGTTTTTGAAGATTGAGGATGAGGATGATCAGGGCTGGTGTCGGGGGATAAATGATGGTGGATGTGAGGGGCTTTATCCAGCAAACTATGTGGAGGTGGTGTAG